Proteins found in one Helicobacter colisuis genomic segment:
- a CDS encoding ArsB/NhaD family transporter, with protein MGYIIFVATIFCIYMRPFKLPIWVFSTLGAMCVYGLNVVSLDNIALVWEITKPSTLALIGLILFSLAFEKLGFFSHLASYIIPNTHCIHTWKFFVLLIILGSIVSMVFANDGAILVLTPLVLALFNKIDFSKQKHITPKIKFFASFSPLVVFLLLISFISDFASNAFIISNLTNIITAEMFKISFLHFAMMMALPQIFGIFVFIIIAWICFRQFLPHTLHFKPDTPLSDNVNSNPNSNHKPSKITLALCYILIIILFIGITLGQHYGIELYIFLFGISLIALIYAKALDLIQVKTLLKETPFSVVIFSFGLFVVVFGVKNAGFLDTMQIIFDSIDLAPLLMQIFSVGIFSSLGSSIINNLPMVLLGNLTLQSFELNSLHTQTLAFAHLLGCNIGSKLTPLGSLATLLFLLKLKIYNIKISLLQYIIFAFILVFFVLLVSLFGLWISAMIFY; from the coding sequence ATGGGTTATATTATTTTTGTAGCAACAATATTTTGCATTTATATGCGTCCCTTTAAGTTGCCTATATGGGTTTTTAGCACACTTGGCGCAATGTGTGTTTATGGCTTAAATGTAGTTAGTCTTGATAATATAGCACTTGTTTGGGAAATCACCAAACCCAGCACTTTAGCACTCATTGGACTTATTCTTTTTAGTCTTGCTTTTGAAAAGCTTGGATTCTTTTCTCATCTTGCTTCATATATCATTCCTAATACACATTGCATTCATACTTGGAAATTTTTTGTATTGCTTATCATTTTAGGCAGTATAGTGAGTATGGTTTTTGCCAATGATGGAGCAATTTTAGTGCTAACTCCACTTGTATTAGCACTTTTCAACAAAATAGACTTTAGCAAACAAAAACATATCACCCCAAAAATAAAATTTTTTGCTTCTTTCTCGCCTCTTGTGGTTTTCTTGCTTCTTATTAGCTTTATTAGCGATTTTGCTTCTAATGCCTTTATTATTTCTAATCTTACTAATATTATCACAGCAGAAATGTTTAAAATCAGCTTTTTGCACTTTGCTATGATGATGGCGCTACCTCAAATTTTTGGAATATTTGTCTTTATCATCATTGCTTGGATTTGTTTTAGACAATTCTTGCCACACACTCTCCATTTTAAACCAGACACTCCGCTTAGTGATAATGTCAATTCCAATCCAAATTCAAACCACAAGCCCTCCAAAATAACTCTTGCTTTATGCTATATCTTAATCATTATTTTGTTTATAGGCATCACTCTTGGGCAACACTATGGCATAGAACTCTATATCTTTTTATTTGGCATTAGCCTTATTGCGCTCATCTATGCAAAAGCTTTAGATTTGATTCAAGTTAAAACTTTATTAAAAGAAACTCCTTTTTCTGTGGTGATTTTTAGTTTTGGACTTTTCGTTGTTGTCTTTGGCGTGAAAAATGCAGGTTTTTTAGATACTATGCAAATTATTTTTGATTCTATAGACTTAGCACCACTTTTAATGCAAATCTTTAGTGTTGGAATCTTCTCAAGCCTTGGTTCTAGCATTATAAATAATCTTCCTATGGTGCTCTTAGGTAATCTCACACTTCAATCTTTTGAACTTAATTCACTACACACTCAAACCCTTGCATTTGCACACTTACTAGGCTGCAATATAGGCTCCAAACTCACACCCTTAGGATCACTTGCTACCCTACTCTTTTTGCTTAAACTTAAAATCTACAATATCAAAATTTCACTCCTACAATACATAATTTTTGCTTTTATTCTTGTCTTTTTTGTTCTTCTAGTTTCTCTTTTTGGACTATGGATTAGTGCAATGATTTTTTATTAA